From the genome of Virgibacillus siamensis, one region includes:
- a CDS encoding ROK family protein produces the protein MQLAVFDIGGTSIKYGIVNEEGEFLHTDSFATEAHLGGESVIGKVADIANILKRQYTIDGISISSAGQIDSVSGTVVFATDNIPGLTSLPIAEMVSSHTGLPVKVENDVNCTALGEYWQGAAVGTEDFLCVTIGTGIGGALFLDGKIYTGHNYSAGEIGHINLYPNGKSCTCGNNGCFERYASSSALEGLIGTRLGYQLELKKFFDLLLAGDEPCREIFERWIDDLTTGLQSLVHIFNPELIVIGGGISAQGQFLLRAINTALMKKLMPNHRKSLTVKLAENDNKANLLGAAKHFMRSMEC, from the coding sequence ATGCAACTCGCTGTTTTTGATATCGGTGGCACTTCGATAAAATATGGTATAGTGAATGAAGAAGGGGAGTTTTTGCATACTGATTCCTTTGCTACGGAGGCACACCTTGGAGGTGAATCCGTCATAGGAAAAGTTGCAGATATAGCTAACATCTTGAAAAGACAATACACTATAGATGGGATTTCCATCAGTTCAGCCGGCCAAATTGACAGTGTAAGTGGAACTGTCGTATTCGCGACTGATAATATTCCCGGTTTGACTTCCTTGCCGATTGCGGAAATGGTCAGCAGCCATACAGGTTTGCCGGTGAAAGTGGAAAATGACGTTAATTGTACGGCGCTGGGTGAATATTGGCAGGGTGCTGCCGTTGGTACGGAAGACTTTTTGTGTGTAACGATTGGCACGGGTATTGGCGGTGCTTTATTCTTGGACGGAAAAATATACACCGGTCATAATTATTCGGCAGGAGAGATTGGACACATCAATCTTTATCCCAACGGAAAATCATGTACATGCGGAAACAATGGATGCTTTGAAAGATATGCATCCAGTTCAGCGTTGGAAGGACTGATTGGTACACGCTTGGGGTATCAGCTGGAATTAAAGAAGTTCTTTGATTTGCTATTAGCAGGGGATGAACCGTGCCGTGAAATTTTTGAACGCTGGATTGATGATTTGACGACGGGACTTCAATCACTCGTTCATATTTTCAACCCGGAATTAATCGTTATCGGCGGTGGAATTTCAGCCCAGGGGCAGTTCCTGTTACGCGCAATCAACACAGCTTTGATGAAAAAATTGATGCCGAATCACCGCAAGTCATTAACTGTCAAGCTTGCGGAAAACGATAATAAAGCAAATTTACTTGGGGCCGCGAAGCATTTTATGCGGTCAATGGAATGTTAG
- a CDS encoding MurR/RpiR family transcriptional regulator, which yields MVKNPKKVIKPSIIMEQNKQNFTKSEHKIYNYIISNTDKIIYDSLTEISEGCKVAEATVLRFFRKLGFKGFQDFKFLFAQEVPAAADADHEATYIEKIKNSMVRAVEDSYDIIDVEALDSVIGAIESSEDVVIFGVGSSGIAGQDMQNRLMRIGKNVSIVTDPHNQVMRASSMNEHTVVIAISLTGSTKDIIDSVKIAKDNAATVIVLTNYVKSPLTQFADQVLLSSSKESPLNSGSLVAKITQLFLIDLICTGLTLRNFEEAEKMKMKIAENTASKLY from the coding sequence ATGGTGAAAAATCCGAAGAAAGTTATTAAACCATCCATTATCATGGAGCAAAACAAACAAAATTTTACAAAGTCCGAACACAAAATATATAACTACATTATTTCAAACACAGACAAAATCATTTATGATTCTTTAACGGAGATTTCAGAAGGCTGCAAGGTTGCAGAGGCTACGGTATTGCGTTTTTTTCGAAAGCTTGGTTTTAAAGGTTTTCAGGATTTTAAATTTTTATTTGCTCAGGAAGTGCCGGCTGCAGCTGACGCTGATCATGAAGCCACTTACATTGAGAAAATTAAAAACAGTATGGTGCGGGCTGTAGAGGATTCGTATGATATTATCGATGTTGAAGCATTGGATTCTGTAATAGGTGCGATTGAATCCTCCGAAGATGTGGTTATTTTTGGAGTGGGTTCTTCAGGAATAGCCGGGCAGGATATGCAAAATCGGTTAATGCGGATCGGCAAGAATGTCAGTATTGTAACAGACCCGCACAACCAGGTGATGCGTGCCTCATCAATGAATGAACATACAGTTGTGATCGCAATCAGTTTAACCGGAAGTACAAAGGATATCATCGATTCTGTAAAGATTGCCAAGGATAATGCCGCAACGGTAATTGTGCTGACCAATTATGTGAAATCACCATTGACGCAATTTGCCGATCAAGTGCTGCTTTCCTCATCAAAAGAAAGCCCCTTGAACAGCGGATCACTGGTCGCCAAAATCACCCAGCTCTTTTTGATTGATTTAATTTGTACCGGCCTGACACTAAGAAATTTCGAGGAAGCCGAAAAAATGAAAATGAAAATCGCAGAAAATACCGCAAGCAAACTATATTAA
- a CDS encoding sodium:solute symporter, whose product MGSFQLIDYIILFAYLLFILYIGIAVAKKEMKGKEFFKGDGSIPWWVTSVSLFATLLSPISFLSLAGNSYSDSWQLWVAQLGLFIAVPTAIYFFLPVYRDLNLDTAYEYLEKRFGKSLRVIASVLFIIYQIGRMSIIMYLPSIALSAVTGIHSVYIILFMGIIATVYSAFGGIKSVLWTDFIQGVVLIGGGVFALIVLIFSIQGGLPEVLETGIADNKFFSEEVIFDPNILNDSLFIIFLGAGLSTAFSYISSQDMVQRYLTTTDIKQMNKMTIGNGVLSLGTATLFFFIGTSLYVFYKQQMGSDMPTGNSDLIFANFIVGELPAGVSGLLIAALFAAGQSTLSTGLNSVATSWTLDIQKIITPGLSDNASTRIARVVSWIVGIFSIIFAIVLVYTDISSAYEWFNGLMGLILGIIGGTFTLGIMTRRANAKGALLGFIATTIVAIYVSYFTDTTLWAYSVINLIASLVFGYVFSLIFSGKSNAEDEDEGLTFYDIG is encoded by the coding sequence ATGGGAAGCTTTCAACTAATTGATTATATTATTTTATTTGCCTATCTGTTATTCATTCTGTATATCGGTATCGCAGTAGCAAAAAAAGAAATGAAAGGAAAGGAATTTTTTAAAGGTGACGGATCCATACCTTGGTGGGTCACTTCTGTAAGCCTTTTCGCAACGCTTTTAAGTCCGATTTCCTTTCTGTCACTTGCCGGAAACTCCTATTCGGATTCCTGGCAGCTGTGGGTGGCACAATTGGGATTGTTCATTGCAGTGCCAACCGCGATTTATTTTTTCCTGCCGGTATATCGGGACTTAAATCTTGATACAGCATACGAATACCTGGAAAAAAGATTTGGCAAAAGCCTCCGGGTTATTGCCAGTGTATTGTTTATTATTTATCAAATCGGCCGGATGTCGATTATTATGTATTTGCCATCCATCGCTTTATCTGCGGTAACTGGTATTCATTCGGTTTATATCATTCTGTTTATGGGTATTATCGCCACTGTTTATTCTGCTTTCGGCGGCATAAAATCCGTACTGTGGACAGACTTTATACAAGGCGTTGTATTAATTGGCGGTGGAGTTTTTGCATTAATTGTCTTAATATTCTCCATCCAGGGCGGCCTTCCTGAAGTTTTGGAAACCGGAATAGCAGACAATAAATTCTTTAGTGAAGAAGTTATTTTTGATCCAAATATCCTGAACGACAGTTTGTTTATTATTTTCCTGGGTGCGGGTCTGTCAACTGCCTTTTCTTATATTTCAAGTCAGGATATGGTACAGCGTTATTTAACAACTACTGATATTAAACAAATGAACAAAATGACAATTGGAAATGGTGTATTATCCCTTGGTACTGCCACATTGTTCTTCTTCATCGGAACATCGTTGTATGTGTTTTATAAACAGCAAATGGGCAGTGACATGCCAACCGGAAATTCTGATTTGATTTTTGCAAACTTCATCGTGGGTGAATTGCCTGCAGGTGTTTCCGGATTATTGATTGCAGCACTATTTGCGGCTGGCCAGTCAACATTGTCTACTGGATTAAACAGTGTAGCTACAAGCTGGACACTTGATATTCAAAAAATAATCACTCCTGGTCTGAGTGACAATGCAAGCACTCGTATTGCCAGAGTTGTTTCCTGGATTGTTGGTATCTTCTCGATTATTTTTGCAATTGTTCTTGTGTATACCGACATCAGCTCCGCATACGAATGGTTTAATGGATTGATGGGATTAATCCTGGGTATCATCGGCGGTACATTTACACTCGGAATAATGACACGAAGAGCGAATGCGAAAGGTGCACTGCTTGGATTTATTGCCACTACCATCGTTGCAATCTATGTTTCTTACTTTACAGATACAACACTATGGGCATATTCTGTTATAAACTTGATTGCATCGCTTGTATTCGGATATGTGTTCAGTCTCATCTTTTCAGGAAAAAGCAATGCTGAAGATGAAGATGAAGGATTAACTTTCTATGATATAGGATAA
- a CDS encoding nuclease-related domain-containing protein, with translation MIVKPIEPPFQLKQTEALSRRLHSHHFKKVDVDESARRLRAGYNGEKSLGFHLSLLQDHAFHILHNIRLPDENDFFQIDNLINSLQLILINEVKNIFRHSHL, from the coding sequence TTGATAGTCAAGCCAATTGAGCCGCCGTTTCAGTTGAAGCAAACTGAGGCTCTCAGCAGGCGATTGCATTCCCATCATTTTAAAAAAGTGGATGTTGATGAAAGCGCCCGAAGATTACGGGCGGGTTATAATGGCGAAAAATCACTCGGTTTCCACTTAAGTCTTCTCCAGGATCATGCCTTTCACATTCTTCATAATATCCGGCTCCCCGATGAAAATGACTTTTTCCAGATAGACAATTTGATAAACTCACTTCAGCTGATTCTCATAAATGAAGTGAAGAATATTTTCCGGCACAGTCATCTATGA
- a CDS encoding FAD-binding protein codes for MEISRKIKSEVLVVGSGLSGIKASKELAAMNREILMVTKTKLASGSSFYPLKASLGTQVTKDNADKQVFLKDIEDLSCGMHREDLAEVYVDKIPDGVKEYEDIGVFPKKLEGERKACFANNARDIYLLSDWDQIRENVRTIFSAYDNLTLMQKTVVVSLIKRDERIVGAILLDDGNEFVLVECSAVILASGGFGNIYKHNLNPADVDGSGHILAIEAGAKLVNMEFIQFIPGITAPRYKTLFGEHTLMYCRDIVDDDGNSLLDPILPDSLSKKACLEIRSTHGPFTHSLESKYFDIAMMKNIIASNNEKGFTLIFADELYENKEEFYTVYLDWLKGKNVHLVENEVKIAPFAHASNGGVFINTFGRTGVNGLYAIGELSSNIEGANRLGGNSTGACMVFGKRAAIDCDRYLQSAPMQELTVNDGNLQLEQILKAHDGRGNEGELSANAIVDKVREIMWYKGNVVRSEQQLKQGIDEIQKCANMFSFTELVQNQHTRKLAFKAANTIQLAQMVLRAMLERRESRGAHYREDYPVENPEYRKRLFLTQNDRKTVSLDFWDQ; via the coding sequence TTGGAAATCAGCAGGAAAATAAAATCAGAAGTATTGGTTGTCGGAAGCGGGCTTTCCGGTATTAAAGCAAGCAAGGAACTGGCAGCCATGAATCGTGAAATATTAATGGTAACGAAAACAAAATTGGCATCAGGTTCAAGTTTTTATCCACTAAAAGCATCATTGGGAACACAGGTTACAAAGGATAATGCAGATAAACAAGTATTTTTAAAGGATATAGAAGATCTTAGCTGTGGGATGCATCGAGAAGATTTGGCTGAAGTATATGTGGACAAAATACCTGATGGCGTGAAGGAATATGAAGATATCGGTGTTTTTCCCAAGAAATTGGAAGGTGAACGGAAGGCATGTTTTGCAAATAATGCAAGAGATATCTACTTGCTTAGTGACTGGGATCAAATCCGTGAAAATGTCAGAACAATTTTCAGTGCCTATGACAACTTGACACTGATGCAGAAAACCGTCGTTGTCTCCTTAATAAAACGTGATGAAAGAATTGTCGGGGCAATCCTGCTTGATGACGGAAATGAATTTGTCCTTGTAGAATGCAGCGCAGTCATTTTGGCTTCGGGCGGTTTTGGAAATATATATAAGCATAACCTCAATCCTGCAGATGTCGATGGATCGGGGCATATCCTGGCAATCGAAGCTGGTGCTAAATTGGTCAACATGGAATTTATTCAGTTTATTCCCGGGATTACTGCTCCCCGGTACAAAACGTTATTCGGGGAGCACACATTAATGTATTGCCGCGATATTGTCGATGATGATGGAAACAGTCTGCTGGATCCAATACTTCCTGACAGTTTATCCAAAAAAGCGTGTCTGGAAATTCGCAGTACACATGGACCGTTCACACACTCACTTGAATCGAAGTATTTTGATATCGCGATGATGAAAAATATTATTGCCTCCAACAATGAAAAAGGTTTTACGTTAATATTTGCCGATGAACTATATGAAAATAAAGAAGAATTTTATACCGTATATTTGGACTGGCTGAAAGGAAAGAATGTTCATCTGGTGGAAAATGAAGTGAAAATTGCCCCTTTTGCACATGCAAGCAATGGCGGGGTGTTTATCAATACGTTTGGGAGAACGGGTGTAAATGGCTTATATGCTATTGGTGAACTTTCATCCAATATTGAAGGTGCCAACCGGCTCGGCGGTAATTCAACAGGAGCGTGCATGGTATTCGGCAAACGCGCGGCAATTGATTGTGACCGCTATTTGCAGTCCGCACCAATGCAGGAACTTACTGTTAATGATGGCAACCTGCAATTGGAGCAAATACTGAAAGCCCATGATGGACGCGGAAATGAAGGAGAGCTATCTGCGAATGCCATTGTTGATAAAGTAAGGGAAATAATGTGGTATAAAGGTAATGTCGTCCGATCCGAACAGCAGTTGAAACAAGGGATCGATGAAATACAAAAATGTGCAAACATGTTTTCTTTTACAGAATTAGTACAGAACCAGCATACAAGAAAACTTGCCTTTAAAGCTGCAAATACTATTCAGTTGGCCCAGATGGTGCTGCGGGCAATGCTGGAACGAAGAGAAAGCCGCGGTGCGCATTATCGTGAAGATTACCCAGTCGAAAATCCGGAGTATCGTAAACGCTTATTTTTAACACAGAACGATAGAAAGACCGTGTCATTGGATTTTTGGGATCAATGA